In Thermoleophilaceae bacterium, a genomic segment contains:
- a CDS encoding FHA domain-containing protein — MDDPIAVALKFGFLAVLYLFLLWVARSSVRDLARSAGPDDVPAPDAAEPEPRRRRREPAGPDLRAGVAPRLEVLAAMGYEPGMRFEIGEGATMGRADSSDIPIDDPFASSAHARIFPRGQFMYIEDMGSTNGTYLNGRQLRRAEQLKVADVVRIGESEYRYQE, encoded by the coding sequence ATGGACGACCCGATCGCCGTCGCGCTCAAGTTCGGCTTCCTGGCCGTCCTCTACCTGTTCCTGCTCTGGGTGGCGCGCAGCTCGGTGCGCGACCTGGCGCGCAGCGCCGGGCCCGATGACGTGCCGGCGCCCGACGCCGCCGAGCCGGAGCCGCGCAGGCGCCGGCGCGAGCCCGCCGGGCCGGACCTGCGGGCGGGCGTCGCACCGCGGCTGGAGGTGCTCGCCGCGATGGGGTATGAGCCGGGAATGCGCTTCGAGATCGGCGAAGGGGCCACAATGGGGCGCGCCGACAGCTCGGACATCCCGATCGACGATCCTTTCGCGTCGTCGGCACACGCAAGGATCTTCCCTCGCGGGCAGTTCATGTATATCGAGGACATGGGAAGCACGAACGGCACTTACCTGAACGGGCGGCAGCTCCGGCGAGCCGAGCAGCTCAAGGTGGCCGACGTCGTGCGGATCGGTGAGTCCGAGTACAGGTACCAGGAGTGA
- a CDS encoding Stp1/IreP family PP2C-type Ser/Thr phosphatase, which translates to MSVQIVEEFGLTDVGRQRSGNEDNYFEAPPLFAVADGMGGARAGEVASKLAVEVFAEERDGGDSAEALLEALAKEANRRIYDLAQKDESRAGMGCTLTSALVGDGEITIGHVGDSRAYRLRGEDFEQITRDHSLVEELVRQGKLTAEEAEVHPQRSIITRALGPEPDVEVDSYTHPAKAGDVYLLCSDGLTGMVTDERITEILLARSSLEQAAQELIDAANENGGRDNITVVLFRLGEGDEDADDPDTLSGRETNVTLTVDDVRAAAATTKASPTQTTKPSDARDATRVGDNTMLMDAESAAAARASPPSPRRAPRRRRRAVTVVILVLVISAVLAGLYVGSRQFWFVGTDDQGLLTLNRGLPYELPLGIELYTEEYVSSVPASSIRNERRRENVLDQQLRERGDAVDLIQSYERPLTGS; encoded by the coding sequence GTGAGCGTGCAGATCGTCGAGGAGTTCGGCCTGACCGACGTCGGGCGCCAGCGCAGCGGCAACGAGGACAACTACTTCGAGGCCCCGCCGCTGTTCGCCGTGGCCGACGGCATGGGCGGCGCGCGCGCCGGGGAGGTGGCCTCGAAGCTGGCCGTCGAGGTGTTCGCCGAGGAGCGCGACGGCGGCGACTCCGCCGAGGCGCTGCTCGAGGCGCTGGCCAAGGAGGCCAACCGGCGCATCTACGACCTCGCCCAGAAGGACGAGTCGCGCGCCGGGATGGGCTGTACGCTCACGTCCGCGCTCGTGGGTGACGGGGAGATCACGATCGGTCACGTGGGCGACAGCCGCGCCTACCGCCTGCGCGGCGAGGACTTCGAGCAGATCACGCGCGACCACTCCCTCGTGGAGGAGCTCGTGCGCCAGGGCAAGCTCACCGCCGAGGAGGCGGAGGTGCACCCGCAGCGCTCGATCATCACGAGGGCGCTGGGTCCCGAGCCGGACGTGGAGGTGGACTCCTACACGCACCCGGCCAAGGCCGGCGACGTGTACCTGCTGTGCTCGGACGGCCTCACCGGCATGGTCACCGACGAGCGCATCACGGAGATCCTGCTGGCCCGCTCTTCGCTCGAGCAGGCCGCGCAGGAGCTCATCGACGCGGCCAACGAGAACGGCGGTCGCGACAACATCACCGTGGTCCTGTTCCGCCTGGGCGAGGGCGACGAGGACGCCGACGACCCGGACACGCTCTCGGGACGCGAGACCAACGTGACGCTCACCGTGGACGACGTGCGGGCGGCGGCGGCCACCACCAAGGCGTCGCCCACCCAGACCACCAAGCCGAGCGACGCCCGAGACGCCACTCGTGTCGGCGACAACACGATGCTGATGGACGCCGAGTCGGCGGCCGCTGCCCGCGCGTCGCCACCCTCGCCCCGCCGCGCACCGCGCCGCCGCCGGCGCGCGGTGACCGTCGTGATCCTCGTGCTCGTGATCTCGGCGGTGCTGGCCGGGCTGTACGTCGGCAGCCGGCAGTTCTGGTTCGTCGGCACGGACGACCAGGGACTGCTCACCCTCAACCGAGGGCTGCCATACGAGCTCCCCCTCGGCATCGAGCTCTACACCGAGGAGTACGTCTCGAGCGTGCCCGCGAGCTCGATCCGCAACGAGCGGCGGCGCGAGAACGTCCTCGACCAGCAGCTCCGCGAGCGCGGGGACGCGGTCGACCTCATCCAGAGCTACGAACGTCCGCTGACCGGGTCATAG
- a CDS encoding FtsW/RodA/SpoVE family cell cycle protein gives MSARAREFVGLVPVSLLVTGGFTAVLITRSDVIENVTLTYGAIFLGLAVVGHLFIRARLPDADPHLYPLAALLAAFGLVMIYRIDEAKAGEQAVVFGIGLALFCATIVLLRDHRVLERYRYTIAAAGIALLLSPRLPGIGEQVNGAYLAVSVGPLSFQPAEFGKLAIVIFLASYLNDTREVLVRGRIPRISLKHLGPLLVVWGAAMLMLVVIRDLGSSLMFFGAFLALLYVATARLSLVAAGFGMFAAGAWFFANTVGHVRDRVDIWLDPFAPGVVDDEGYQIAQSLFAQADGGLFGVGFGESLLRVTTPAGDTLQLLPAAETDLIYSIIVNELGLFGACAVILTYLLFAARGFKTAVLAGDGFSKLLAAGLTAVFALQVFVIVGGVTRVIPLTGVTLPFISFGGSSLVANFVLLALLLIVSDHARRDRAGFRGGLV, from the coding sequence ATGTCCGCACGCGCCCGCGAGTTCGTCGGGTTGGTACCGGTCTCCCTCCTGGTCACCGGGGGCTTCACCGCCGTGCTCATCACGCGCTCCGACGTGATCGAGAACGTGACCCTCACCTACGGAGCCATCTTCCTCGGGCTGGCGGTGGTGGGGCACCTGTTCATCCGCGCGCGGCTGCCGGATGCCGATCCGCACCTGTACCCGCTGGCTGCGCTGCTGGCGGCCTTCGGCCTGGTGATGATCTACCGGATCGACGAGGCCAAGGCCGGCGAGCAGGCCGTGGTGTTCGGGATCGGGCTCGCGCTGTTCTGCGCCACGATCGTGCTGCTGCGAGACCACCGGGTGCTCGAGCGCTACCGCTACACGATCGCCGCCGCGGGCATAGCGCTGCTGCTCTCGCCGCGCCTGCCGGGCATCGGCGAGCAGGTGAACGGCGCCTACCTCGCCGTGAGCGTGGGGCCGCTGTCCTTCCAGCCGGCCGAGTTCGGCAAGCTCGCCATCGTCATCTTCCTGGCCAGCTATCTCAATGACACGCGCGAGGTGCTCGTGCGCGGGCGCATCCCGCGAATCAGCCTGAAGCACCTCGGGCCGCTGCTGGTGGTCTGGGGCGCGGCCATGCTCATGCTCGTCGTCATCCGCGACCTGGGCAGCTCGCTGATGTTCTTCGGCGCCTTCCTCGCGCTGCTGTACGTGGCCACGGCGCGGCTGTCGCTCGTGGCGGCGGGCTTCGGCATGTTCGCGGCGGGCGCCTGGTTCTTTGCCAACACGGTCGGCCACGTGCGCGACCGCGTGGACATCTGGCTCGATCCGTTCGCCCCCGGCGTGGTGGACGACGAGGGCTACCAGATCGCCCAGTCCCTGTTCGCGCAGGCCGACGGCGGGCTGTTCGGCGTGGGCTTCGGCGAGTCGCTGCTGCGGGTGACCACGCCGGCGGGCGACACCCTGCAGCTCCTGCCCGCGGCCGAGACCGACCTCATCTACTCGATCATCGTCAACGAGCTCGGGCTGTTCGGCGCCTGCGCGGTGATCCTCACCTACCTGCTGTTCGCCGCACGCGGCTTCAAGACCGCCGTGCTCGCCGGGGACGGCTTCTCCAAGCTGCTGGCCGCCGGGCTCACCGCGGTGTTCGCCCTGCAGGTGTTCGTGATCGTCGGCGGCGTCACGCGCGTGATCCCGCTCACGGGCGTCACGCTGCCGTTCATCTCGTTCGGCGGCAGCTCGCTCGTGGCCAACTTCGTGCTGCTGGCGCTGTTGCTGATCGTGTCCGACCACGCCCGCCGCGACCGCGCCGGGTTCCGGGGGGGATTGGTCTGA